From a region of the Tursiops truncatus isolate mTurTru1 chromosome 13, mTurTru1.mat.Y, whole genome shotgun sequence genome:
- the DENR gene encoding density-regulated protein encodes MAADISESGGHDCRGDPRSNTKLDADYPLRVLYCGVCSLPTEYCEYMPDVAKCRQWLEKNFPNEFAKLTVENSPKQEAGINEGQGTAGEEEEKKKQKRGGRGQIKQKKKTVPQKVTIAKIPRAKKKYVTRVCGLATFEIDLKEAQRFFAQKFSCGASVTGEDEIIIQGDFTDDIIDVIQEKWPEVDDDSIEDLGEVKK; translated from the exons ATGGCTGCTGACATTTCTGAATCCGGTGGACATGATTGCAGAGGAGACCCGAGGAGCAATACCAAGTTAGATGCAGATTACCCACTTCGAGTCCTTTACTGCGGAG tCTGTTCATTACCAACAGAG TACTGTGAATATATGCCTGATGTCGCTAAATGTAGACAATGGTTAGAGAAGAATTTTCCAAATGAGTTTGCAAAACTTACTGTAg AAAATTCACCCAAACAAGAAGCTGGAATTAATGAGGGTCAAGGAACagcaggggaagaggaagagaagaaaaaacaaaagagag GTGGAAGGggtcaaataaaacaaaaaaagaagactgtaCCACAGAAGGTTACGATAGCCAAAATTCCCAGAGCAAAGAAGAAATACGTAACAAGAGTGTGTGGCCTTGCGACTTTCG aaatcgATCTTAAAGAAGCACAAAGGTTTTTTGCTCAGAAATTCTCCTGTGGTGCCTCAGTAACAGGGGAGGATGAAATCATCATTCAGGGAGACTTTACAGATGACATAATTGATGTCATTCAGGAAAAATGGCCAGAA gtgGATGATGATAGCATTGAAGATCTTGGAGAAGTGAAGAAGTGA